In Bacillus sp. E(2018), a genomic segment contains:
- a CDS encoding dipeptide ABC transporter ATP-binding protein, with protein MSQTQPLVKVENLKMHFPIKGGIMSKTVGEVKAVDGISFHIKKGETLGLVGESGCGKSTTGRMLLRLLEPTEGKIYFEGEDITKLSSSEMRKKRREMQMVFQDPFASLNPRHTVEKILEEPLIVHGVKDKAERKRRVKELLEVVGLSSWHAKRYPHQFSGGQRQRIGIARALAVNPKLIIADEPVSALDVSIQSQVLNLLQDLQKEFDLTYLFIAHDLGVVRHISDRVGVMYLGHIVELADSEKLYDDPKHPYTQALLSAVPIPDVEHRKDRVILQGDVPSPSNPPAGCPFHTRCPAAMDHCGTVKPVLKEVAEGHYAACHLYE; from the coding sequence ATGAGTCAGACACAGCCATTAGTTAAAGTTGAAAATTTAAAGATGCACTTTCCGATCAAAGGCGGAATAATGAGCAAGACCGTTGGCGAAGTAAAGGCAGTCGACGGAATCTCTTTTCACATAAAAAAAGGAGAGACACTTGGCCTCGTAGGAGAGAGCGGGTGCGGTAAGTCCACAACAGGACGCATGCTCCTTAGACTTTTAGAACCTACTGAAGGAAAGATCTATTTTGAAGGCGAGGATATAACGAAATTGTCCTCGAGTGAGATGAGAAAGAAACGCCGCGAGATGCAGATGGTGTTTCAAGATCCCTTTGCTTCACTCAACCCGCGTCATACGGTTGAAAAGATTTTAGAAGAACCATTAATCGTTCATGGTGTAAAAGATAAAGCAGAACGAAAAAGAAGAGTAAAAGAACTGCTTGAAGTTGTAGGACTCTCAAGTTGGCACGCGAAGCGATATCCTCACCAATTTTCTGGAGGACAAAGACAGCGTATCGGGATCGCACGGGCACTAGCCGTGAATCCGAAGCTCATTATCGCGGACGAGCCTGTTTCTGCACTTGATGTTTCCATTCAATCTCAAGTATTAAACCTTTTACAAGATCTTCAAAAAGAGTTCGACCTTACGTATTTGTTTATCGCGCATGATCTTGGTGTAGTCCGCCATATCAGTGACCGAGTGGGAGTTATGTATTTGGGTCATATCGTAGAACTTGCTGACAGTGAGAAGCTTTATGATGATCCAAAACATCCATATACACAAGCTCTTTTATCAGCCGTTCCGATTCCAGATGTGGAGCACCGGAAAGACCGTGTCATCCTGCAAGGAGATGTACCAAGTCCATCGAACCCTCCTGCTGGTTGTCCATTTCACACACGTTGCCCTGCAGCGATGGATCATTGCGGAACCGTAAAGCCTGTTTTAAAAGAAGTTGCTGAAGGCCACTACGCTGCCTGCCACCTTTACGAATAA
- a CDS encoding ABC transporter substrate-binding protein — MKKSLLTLFALMLALSLALAGCSSGGDSSSGGDDDKVDPNNVMIYGRGGDSVALDPAVVTDGESFIVTEQIYEPLVNYGKDNTDIVAGLAKKWEVSEDGLTYTFELEEGVKFHDGEKFNADAVVKNFDRWAQSKDGEKFAYYGSMFGGFEGDEGHVIKDVKADGEYKVVITLNKPQAPFLKNVAMSPFAIASPKSLDGDKLSKEPVGTGPFKFKSWKPNDTIVLEKNADYWVKDMPKLDGVTFKVIKDNSSRLNALTKGEIDLMDALNPSDMKKVSDNGKLQLFERPSMNVGYLGFNVEKAPFDKKEVRQAISHLIDKQAIIDNFYEGTAEPAKNPMPPSIAGYNDEIQDREYDEAKAKELLAKAGMEKGFTMDLWAMPVARPYMPNGQKVAEAIQAKLAKVNIKANIVTFEWGTYLEKVQKGEAPMFMLGWTGDNGDADNFLYTLLDKDTIDSNNYARYANEDVHKLLIEAQTTADEAKREELYKQAQVIIHEDAPWVPLVHSKPQLAGASKIKGFVPHPTGSQSFADVSFE; from the coding sequence ATGAAGAAAAGTTTATTAACTTTATTTGCTTTAATGCTTGCTTTATCTCTAGCGTTGGCAGGGTGTTCATCAGGCGGGGATAGCAGTAGTGGAGGAGACGACGATAAAGTCGATCCAAACAATGTCATGATCTACGGTCGTGGCGGTGACTCTGTTGCACTTGATCCAGCTGTTGTAACTGACGGTGAATCATTCATCGTAACAGAACAAATCTATGAGCCACTAGTAAACTACGGAAAAGATAATACAGATATCGTTGCTGGTCTTGCAAAGAAATGGGAAGTTTCTGAAGATGGCTTAACGTATACGTTCGAGCTTGAAGAAGGTGTGAAGTTCCACGATGGCGAGAAGTTCAACGCTGATGCAGTTGTAAAGAACTTTGACCGTTGGGCACAAAGTAAAGATGGCGAGAAATTTGCATATTACGGATCTATGTTTGGCGGATTTGAAGGTGACGAAGGTCACGTCATTAAAGATGTAAAAGCAGATGGTGAGTATAAAGTAGTTATTACACTAAACAAGCCACAAGCTCCATTCTTGAAGAACGTAGCGATGAGCCCGTTCGCAATCGCGAGTCCTAAGTCATTAGACGGCGACAAGCTAAGCAAAGAGCCAGTTGGTACAGGTCCTTTCAAATTCAAGAGCTGGAAACCAAACGATACGATCGTTCTTGAAAAGAATGCTGACTATTGGGTAAAAGATATGCCGAAACTTGATGGCGTAACGTTTAAAGTAATCAAAGACAACTCTTCTCGTCTGAACGCATTAACAAAAGGCGAAATTGACTTAATGGATGCTCTTAATCCATCTGATATGAAAAAAGTTTCAGACAATGGAAAGCTTCAATTGTTTGAACGTCCTTCAATGAACGTTGGTTACCTAGGATTTAACGTTGAAAAAGCACCATTTGATAAAAAAGAAGTGCGTCAGGCGATTAGCCACTTGATCGACAAACAAGCGATCATCGATAACTTCTATGAAGGAACAGCAGAGCCGGCTAAAAACCCAATGCCTCCTTCAATCGCTGGATACAACGATGAGATTCAAGATCGTGAGTATGACGAAGCAAAAGCAAAAGAACTTTTAGCTAAAGCAGGTATGGAAAAAGGATTTACAATGGATCTTTGGGCAATGCCTGTAGCACGTCCATACATGCCGAACGGTCAAAAAGTAGCTGAAGCGATTCAAGCGAAACTTGCAAAAGTGAATATTAAAGCGAACATCGTAACATTTGAGTGGGGTACTTACCTTGAGAAAGTTCAAAAAGGTGAAGCACCAATGTTCATGTTAGGTTGGACAGGTGACAATGGAGATGCGGATAACTTCCTTTATACGCTTCTTGACAAAGACACGATCGACTCTAACAACTACGCTCGTTATGCAAACGAAGACGTTCATAAACTTTTAATTGAAGCTCAAACAACGGCTGACGAAGCGAAGCGTGAAGAGCTTTACAAACAAGCACAAGTTATCATTCATGAAGATGCTCCATGGGTACCACTTGTTCACTCTAAGCCTCAATTAGCTGGAGCAAGCAAGATTAAAGGATTCGTTCCACATCCTACAGGTTCTCAATCTTTCGCGGACGTATCTTTCGAATAA
- a CDS encoding ABC transporter permease gives MFAYTIRRLATLVPVLLGMTFIVFMMIRAIPGNPAQLILGQQATKEAVAALTQRLGLDQPWYTQFIDYLTGLFTGDLGVSLKTNVPIAQEVWPYLAATMELAFVAMVIAIVIGVNAGIISAWFQNSWFDYTAMVLALVGVSMPIFWLGLMEQYVFSIHFDLLPTTGRDNIRVPVDPITHLYLIDTLIQGRMDQFAEVVKHLILPGVALATIPMAIIARMTRSSMLEVMRSDYIRTARAKGMKMFWVVYKHSLKNALIPVVTVIGLQTGLLLGGAILTETIFGWPGIGTYIYDAISYRDYPVIQSGILVVATIFVLINLLVDLLYAAIDPRIKFK, from the coding sequence ATGTTTGCCTATACGATCAGACGGTTAGCAACGCTCGTTCCTGTACTCTTAGGGATGACATTTATCGTGTTCATGATGATTCGCGCTATCCCGGGCAATCCAGCACAATTAATTTTAGGGCAACAGGCCACAAAGGAAGCTGTTGCTGCATTAACTCAGCGACTTGGATTAGACCAACCGTGGTATACGCAATTTATTGATTACTTAACAGGTCTGTTTACAGGAGACCTTGGTGTTTCATTAAAAACAAACGTGCCGATCGCACAAGAAGTTTGGCCATATTTAGCGGCAACGATGGAACTTGCTTTTGTTGCAATGGTTATTGCGATTGTAATCGGAGTTAATGCAGGTATCATTTCTGCATGGTTCCAAAACTCTTGGTTCGATTATACGGCTATGGTTCTTGCGCTAGTTGGTGTTTCTATGCCGATCTTCTGGCTTGGATTGATGGAGCAATATGTTTTCTCTATTCACTTTGATCTTCTACCGACTACGGGTCGAGACAACATTCGTGTCCCAGTTGATCCGATCACGCATCTGTATTTGATCGACACATTGATTCAAGGAAGAATGGATCAGTTTGCTGAGGTAGTCAAACATCTCATCTTGCCAGGAGTTGCACTCGCTACGATTCCGATGGCAATCATTGCACGTATGACACGTTCAAGCATGCTTGAAGTTATGCGTTCAGACTACATCCGAACCGCCCGTGCTAAGGGCATGAAAATGTTCTGGGTCGTGTACAAGCATTCATTGAAAAACGCGTTAATCCCAGTAGTAACAGTTATCGGTCTTCAGACGGGACTGCTATTGGGCGGTGCGATCTTGACTGAAACGATCTTCGGATGGCCAGGCATTGGTACATACATTTATGATGCGATCTCGTACCGTGATTATCCGGTTATCCAATCTGGTATTTTAGTAGTCGCAACGATTTTCGTATTAATCAATCTACTCGTTGATTTGCTGTACGCAGCAATTGACCCGAGAATTAAATTCAAGTAG
- a CDS encoding ABC transporter permease encodes MPVEPVEDKVISPWKDAWRSFKKNKIALVGLSIVSVFIVIAIFADLIAPYGISEGELRDKHIAPSAEHWFGTDEFGRDILSRIIHGARVSLWVGFFSVAGSVIVGSLLGIVAGYYGRWIDGIISRIFDILLAFPSILLAIAVVSVLGPSLKNALIAIAIINIPTFGRLLRSRVLSVKEEEYITAARAIGMSDFRILIHHILPNSLAPIIVQGTLAIATAIIEAAALGFLGMGAQPPTPEWGKMLADSKDFIIQAPWTVLFPGLAIMLTVLGFNLMGDGLRDALDPRMKS; translated from the coding sequence ATGCCAGTGGAACCTGTGGAAGACAAAGTAATCTCTCCTTGGAAAGATGCTTGGAGAAGCTTCAAAAAGAATAAGATCGCTCTTGTTGGTTTATCCATCGTTTCAGTGTTTATTGTGATTGCCATATTCGCGGACCTGATTGCCCCTTATGGTATCAGTGAAGGTGAGCTGAGGGATAAACATATCGCACCATCTGCTGAACATTGGTTTGGAACGGATGAATTCGGCCGTGATATTTTAAGCCGTATCATCCATGGTGCTCGAGTCTCCCTCTGGGTCGGTTTTTTCTCGGTAGCTGGATCGGTTATCGTAGGTTCCTTGCTGGGTATCGTTGCAGGGTATTATGGAAGATGGATAGACGGTATCATATCTCGCATTTTCGATATTTTGCTTGCGTTCCCAAGTATCTTACTTGCTATCGCAGTAGTATCTGTACTTGGACCATCATTAAAAAATGCTTTGATCGCAATTGCAATTATTAATATCCCAACGTTCGGACGCTTGCTGCGCTCGAGAGTGCTTAGTGTAAAAGAAGAAGAATACATTACAGCAGCTCGTGCGATTGGAATGAGCGACTTCCGGATTCTGATCCATCATATCCTGCCGAACAGTCTTGCTCCAATTATCGTTCAAGGGACGCTAGCGATCGCAACGGCGATCATTGAAGCAGCGGCACTTGGATTCCTAGGAATGGGTGCACAGCCACCAACTCCAGAGTGGGGTAAGATGCTTGCAGATTCAAAAGACTTTATCATTCAAGCGCCTTGGACCGTATTGTTCCCAGGATTAGCAATCATGCTCACAGTGCTCGGATTCAACCTGATGGGTGACGGTTTACGTGACGCATTAGATCCACGGATGAAGAGTTAA
- a CDS encoding nuclease-related domain-containing protein: MERSGFIKSAIKTPPIVIKLSKLIRRIPQNHIKQKFLQEQLRNFTSGHTGEKSLDYFYRYLPKTNMNLVHGIRILHDHYYFQMDTLILTPNFITILEIKNFAGHLYFDDKFSQLIRTYNGQKEAFSNPIEQVKRQSYHLNEILLQQKFSPIPIESLVVMTHPHVIIEASPTYKEAYEKVIKSSSLQQKFHEFSQKHTQTILLPKQIKKLLKFLIKVNSSFNPDICEFFQIDKKDLLTGVLCPLCDQSIMNYRWGIWHCPACKYASKTAHIEALQDYAYLCSTYISNRECMKYLHLKTSDQTNHLLRSLKLPTSGSTKFRKYNLTPLLEKTT, from the coding sequence ATGGAAAGGAGCGGTTTTATTAAATCTGCCATAAAAACTCCACCTATTGTAATCAAATTATCCAAATTAATTAGAAGAATTCCACAAAATCATATTAAGCAAAAGTTTCTTCAAGAACAATTGCGGAATTTCACCTCTGGTCACACAGGTGAAAAATCATTAGACTATTTTTATCGCTACTTACCAAAAACCAACATGAATTTAGTCCACGGAATACGAATTCTCCATGACCACTATTATTTTCAAATGGATACTTTAATTTTGACTCCAAACTTCATTACAATTTTAGAAATAAAAAACTTCGCGGGACACTTATACTTTGACGATAAATTTTCACAGCTTATCAGAACGTATAATGGACAAAAGGAAGCCTTCTCTAATCCAATTGAACAGGTTAAACGCCAAAGTTATCACCTAAATGAAATTCTTCTTCAACAAAAATTTTCTCCTATCCCCATCGAATCACTCGTTGTAATGACTCATCCACATGTAATTATTGAAGCTTCTCCTACATATAAAGAAGCTTATGAAAAAGTAATTAAGAGCTCAAGTCTTCAACAAAAATTCCATGAATTCAGTCAAAAGCACACTCAAACTATTTTATTACCGAAACAAATTAAGAAACTATTAAAGTTTCTTATAAAAGTAAATTCATCATTTAATCCAGATATTTGCGAATTTTTTCAAATCGATAAAAAAGATTTATTAACTGGTGTGCTTTGTCCATTATGTGATCAATCTATTATGAATTATAGATGGGGAATTTGGCATTGTCCCGCTTGTAAATACGCTTCAAAAACTGCCCATATTGAAGCTTTGCAGGATTATGCTTATTTATGTTCTACTTATATATCTAACCGAGAGTGTATGAAATACTTACACTTAAAAACTAGCGACCAAACTAACCACTTGCTTCGATCACTTAAACTTCCTACATCAGGTTCAACAAAATTCCGAAAATACAACCTAACCCCCCTCCTAGAAAAAACCACATAA
- a CDS encoding aromatic acid exporter family protein codes for MKLGARMIKTGLAISLSIYLAMLFQLDQPAFAAIAATFAIQPSIYRSYQTILEQVQGNVVGALFAIIFVILLGNNPFVIGFVVVLVIAANLKMKIEKTIPLSIVTVIVIMESHTENFIGFAIDRFLLIMLGVLSAFLVNLVFMPPKYETKLYYKISDHTDEIIKWIRMITRHATEHSALKEDLPRLKENRFKMDQYYLLYKEERTYFRSNKYTKTRKLVLYRQMIQTTNKALELLKSLHSHENEMNNMPEPLQELIQLKLDGLTNFHEQMLLKYTDKIRAQHTLDMDEAINKKALMTCIMSYYKNPENEDWIELFPVFALIIDYADQLEHLNTLVESFKNYHQEDSEVQLDQRLED; via the coding sequence ATGAAACTAGGAGCCCGAATGATTAAAACGGGTTTAGCCATTTCTTTATCGATCTACTTAGCGATGTTGTTTCAATTGGATCAACCAGCCTTTGCCGCGATTGCCGCTACATTTGCGATCCAGCCATCCATCTATAGATCGTATCAAACCATTTTAGAACAAGTTCAAGGTAACGTGGTTGGTGCCCTTTTTGCTATTATTTTTGTTATTTTATTAGGCAATAACCCATTTGTTATCGGATTTGTTGTCGTACTTGTTATCGCAGCGAACTTAAAGATGAAGATTGAGAAAACAATTCCGTTATCCATCGTTACAGTAATCGTAATCATGGAGAGCCATACAGAGAACTTTATCGGTTTTGCGATCGATCGTTTCTTATTGATCATGCTCGGTGTTTTATCAGCGTTCTTAGTTAACCTGGTATTCATGCCGCCTAAATACGAAACGAAGCTGTATTATAAAATATCCGATCACACGGACGAAATCATAAAATGGATTCGCATGATTACCCGTCATGCTACAGAACATAGCGCCCTGAAAGAGGATCTGCCACGCTTAAAAGAAAACCGCTTTAAGATGGATCAATATTACTTATTGTATAAAGAAGAGCGTACGTATTTTAGAAGCAATAAGTATACGAAAACACGTAAGCTGGTTCTTTACCGCCAGATGATCCAAACGACAAACAAAGCATTAGAACTGTTGAAGAGCCTTCACTCTCATGAAAATGAGATGAACAACATGCCGGAACCTCTTCAAGAACTGATTCAACTAAAGTTGGATGGTTTGACCAACTTCCATGAACAGATGCTGTTGAAGTACACGGACAAAATCCGTGCGCAGCATACACTTGATATGGATGAGGCCATCAACAAAAAAGCACTCATGACCTGTATCATGAGCTATTACAAAAACCCAGAGAACGAAGATTGGATCGAACTGTTCCCCGTCTTCGCACTGATCATAGATTACGCAGACCAATTGGAACATCTGAACACACTGGTAGAAAGCTTTAAGAACTACCACCAGGAAGACAGTGAGGTTCAGTTGGATCAGCGGTTGGAAGATTAG
- a CDS encoding glutamate-1-semialdehyde 2,1-aminomutase — translation MNHTKSEALYDEALLHIVGGVNSPSRSFKAVGGGAPVFMERAQGAYFWDEDGNQYIDYLAAYGPIITGHAHPHITKAIVKAAENGVLYGTPTSLEVKFAKMLKEAMPAMDKVRFVNSGTEAVMTTIRVARAYTGRDKIIKFAGCYHGHSDLVLVAAGSGPSTLGTPDSAGVPKSIAQEVITVPFNDVDAYREAMDKWGDQIAAVLVEPIVGNFGIVEPKEGFLQAINDITHEHGALVIYDEVITAFRFMYGGAQDLLGVKPDMTALGKIIGGGLPIGAYGGKQEIMEKVAPLGPAYQAGTMAGNPASISAGIACLEVLKEEGVYEEMDRLGAILEKGLLEQAEKYGVSVTINRLKGALTLYFSDEKIENYVQAEATDGEIFGRYFKHMLHEGINLAPSKYEAMFLTTAHTEEDVRATIEAAGRAFSSL, via the coding sequence ATGAATCACACGAAATCTGAAGCTCTATATGATGAAGCGCTTCTACATATTGTTGGCGGTGTAAACAGTCCATCTCGCTCTTTTAAAGCAGTAGGCGGTGGGGCACCTGTTTTTATGGAACGCGCACAAGGCGCATATTTTTGGGATGAAGACGGCAATCAGTACATCGATTATCTAGCTGCTTATGGTCCTATTATTACCGGACATGCTCATCCTCATATCACAAAGGCAATCGTGAAAGCCGCAGAAAACGGTGTTTTATACGGAACGCCTACTTCTCTTGAAGTAAAATTCGCGAAGATGTTAAAAGAAGCGATGCCCGCCATGGATAAAGTTCGTTTCGTAAACTCTGGAACAGAAGCGGTCATGACAACAATCCGCGTTGCCCGTGCTTACACAGGACGCGATAAGATCATCAAGTTCGCTGGCTGCTATCATGGTCATTCTGATCTAGTCTTAGTCGCAGCTGGCTCTGGCCCTTCTACATTAGGTACCCCAGACTCAGCCGGTGTTCCAAAATCAATCGCGCAAGAAGTGATTACCGTCCCATTTAATGATGTTGACGCTTATCGTGAGGCGATGGATAAATGGGGTGATCAGATCGCTGCTGTTTTAGTGGAACCGATCGTTGGAAACTTTGGGATCGTTGAACCGAAAGAAGGCTTCTTGCAAGCTATTAACGACATTACTCATGAGCACGGTGCACTTGTAATCTATGATGAAGTGATCACCGCTTTCCGTTTCATGTATGGAGGTGCACAAGATCTTTTAGGTGTAAAACCTGACATGACAGCGCTCGGAAAGATTATCGGTGGCGGTCTGCCGATCGGCGCATATGGCGGTAAACAAGAGATCATGGAAAAAGTAGCACCACTAGGACCTGCGTACCAAGCAGGAACGATGGCAGGAAACCCTGCGTCGATATCAGCGGGTATTGCGTGTTTAGAAGTTTTAAAAGAAGAAGGCGTGTACGAGGAAATGGACCGCTTGGGTGCGATCCTTGAAAAAGGTTTGCTTGAACAAGCTGAGAAATATGGTGTATCCGTAACGATCAACCGCTTGAAAGGTGCTCTAACGCTCTATTTTTCCGATGAAAAAATTGAGAACTATGTACAAGCAGAAGCAACAGATGGTGAGATTTTTGGAAGATACTTTAAACATATGCTTCATGAAGGAATCAATCTCGCTCCATCTAAATACGAAGCGATGTTCTTAACAACTGCACACACCGAAGAAGACGTTCGAGCAACGATTGAAGCGGCTGGAAGAGCATTCAGCTCACTATAA
- a CDS encoding ATP-binding cassette domain-containing protein yields MQNIIDVQGLKKEFKSFSSRSGLKGAFRDLFTRNYTIKTAVDDISFTIKKGEMVGYIGENGAGKSTSIKMLTGILTPTDGKIVVNGMNPHKEREKFVKTIGVVFGQRSQLWWDIAVQESFRLLKKIYNVPDQQYEEHMKDVIETLDIGPLLDKPVRKLSLGQRMRCELAAALIHNPPLLFLDEPTIGLDVLVKLKIREFLKRINEKYGTTILLTTHDLSDIEALCERVVMLDEGKIIYDGPLKELRENWAEGKQIQFQFSEEATLEELQHLTQEHLVVWEKGESDLVWVASVDADETVISGVIGKVTAAKKIADLKILEISTEEIIRNIYVEGAVRHG; encoded by the coding sequence ATGCAGAACATTATAGATGTACAAGGTTTAAAGAAAGAATTTAAATCCTTCTCCAGCCGATCAGGTCTGAAGGGGGCGTTTCGGGATCTTTTTACACGAAACTATACGATTAAGACAGCGGTGGACGACATCTCTTTTACGATAAAAAAAGGAGAGATGGTTGGCTATATCGGAGAAAACGGTGCAGGTAAGTCAACTTCCATCAAAATGCTGACAGGGATTCTCACACCAACTGACGGGAAAATTGTCGTTAACGGTATGAATCCGCATAAAGAGCGGGAGAAATTTGTAAAAACGATCGGTGTCGTCTTCGGACAAAGATCGCAGCTTTGGTGGGATATCGCTGTTCAGGAGTCTTTTAGATTACTAAAGAAGATCTACAATGTTCCGGATCAGCAGTACGAAGAGCATATGAAAGATGTAATTGAAACGCTTGATATAGGGCCGTTACTCGACAAGCCTGTCCGCAAGCTTTCACTTGGACAACGAATGCGCTGTGAACTCGCCGCAGCTTTAATTCATAATCCGCCGCTATTGTTTCTGGACGAGCCGACAATCGGACTTGATGTGCTCGTAAAATTAAAGATTCGTGAGTTTTTAAAAAGAATTAACGAGAAATACGGTACGACGATTCTTTTAACAACGCATGACCTTTCAGATATTGAAGCGCTTTGTGAACGAGTGGTTATGCTTGATGAAGGAAAAATTATCTATGATGGTCCATTAAAAGAGCTTCGTGAAAACTGGGCAGAAGGAAAGCAGATTCAATTCCAGTTTAGTGAAGAAGCGACATTGGAAGAGTTGCAACATCTTACCCAAGAACACCTTGTCGTTTGGGAAAAAGGCGAGAGTGATCTAGTATGGGTTGCTTCGGTTGATGCTGACGAGACCGTGATTTCAGGTGTAATTGGAAAAGTGACAGCAGCTAAAAAGATTGCTGACTTGAAGATTCTTGAGATCTCAACAGAAGAGATCATCCGAAATATTTATGTTGAAGGTGCTGTTCGTCATGGGTAA
- a CDS encoding ABC-2 family transporter protein codes for MGKYIEMIRIRFLMMLAYRTNYYSGILIYSINIGAYYFLWSAIYGGKENIQGLSITQMTTYIAVAWMARAFYFNNIDREIAMEIKEGKVAVEMVRPYPYLNMKMMQGLGEGIFRLLFFSVPGMIIVALVFPIELSTNASTWLLFFLSITFSFIINTQINLLAGIATFFLFNNDGLIRAKRVVIDLFSGLILPLSFYPMWAQNVMSYLPFQGISYIPSMIFTEGFKGSQIYEALLNQAIWSLLLIIPVYGLWVLAKRQLVVQGG; via the coding sequence ATGGGTAAGTATATCGAGATGATTCGCATCCGTTTTCTAATGATGCTCGCATACCGAACGAATTATTACAGCGGAATATTGATTTACAGCATTAACATTGGAGCTTATTACTTTTTATGGAGTGCCATCTATGGAGGCAAAGAGAACATACAAGGTCTTTCAATCACTCAGATGACAACGTATATAGCTGTTGCGTGGATGGCAAGAGCCTTTTATTTTAACAACATTGACCGAGAGATTGCGATGGAGATTAAAGAAGGAAAAGTGGCCGTTGAGATGGTTCGTCCTTATCCGTATTTAAACATGAAGATGATGCAAGGCTTGGGTGAAGGGATCTTCCGACTCTTATTCTTCTCAGTTCCCGGCATGATCATCGTAGCACTCGTGTTTCCGATTGAGCTCTCTACGAATGCAAGTACATGGTTGTTATTCTTCCTATCAATCACATTCAGTTTTATTATTAACACACAGATCAATCTGTTAGCTGGAATTGCAACTTTCTTCTTATTTAATAATGATGGTTTGATCCGCGCAAAACGTGTTGTGATTGATTTGTTTTCTGGACTTATCTTACCGCTTAGTTTCTATCCGATGTGGGCTCAGAACGTGATGAGCTATTTGCCGTTTCAAGGGATCAGCTATATCCCAAGTATGATTTTTACTGAAGGGTTTAAAGGCTCGCAAATTTATGAAGCCCTTCTTAACCAGGCAATTTGGTCGCTGCTCTTAATCATTCCCGTGTATGGGCTTTGGGTTTTAGCGAAGCGTCAGCTTGTGGTTCAAGGGGGTTAA
- a CDS encoding ABC-2 family transporter protein: MEYISIFFQYVGQYLKTRLTYRADMIVEIFSDLLFQAVNLVFILVVFGHTNLLAGWSKDEMIFIYGFFLVPFSIFASFFNIWDFTDRYIVKGEMDRILTRPVHSLFQIVLERMELESLFGVVTGLVVMFYAGDKLGLEISWYDPFIFILLVIGGALVYAGIFIALATIGFWSDSRTDIMPMMYNIGNYGRYPVDIYNKVIKYVLTWILPFAFVGVYPSSYFLKREEWYTYAFLTPVVGIVFFLIAVTLWNVGVTKYRGAGN, from the coding sequence ATGGAGTACATTTCAATCTTTTTTCAATACGTCGGACAATATTTAAAAACAAGACTTACGTATCGTGCCGATATGATCGTCGAAATCTTTTCAGATCTATTATTTCAAGCAGTTAACCTCGTTTTCATCCTAGTCGTTTTTGGACATACAAATCTACTTGCAGGGTGGAGTAAAGACGAGATGATCTTTATTTACGGATTCTTCTTAGTTCCGTTCTCTATCTTTGCTTCTTTCTTTAATATTTGGGATTTTACAGACAGATATATTGTTAAAGGCGAGATGGATCGTATCTTAACAAGACCCGTTCACAGTCTTTTTCAAATTGTTCTCGAACGAATGGAGCTGGAATCACTTTTCGGTGTAGTAACAGGATTAGTAGTCATGTTTTATGCAGGTGATAAGTTGGGTCTCGAGATCAGCTGGTACGATCCGTTCATATTCATCCTGTTGGTAATAGGTGGAGCGCTCGTCTATGCAGGTATCTTTATTGCACTTGCAACGATTGGGTTCTGGTCTGATTCGAGAACAGATATTATGCCGATGATGTACAACATCGGAAACTACGGAAGATATCCGGTTGATATTTATAACAAAGTGATTAAGTATGTGTTAACGTGGATCCTTCCGTTCGCGTTCGTCGGTGTATATCCCTCTTCCTACTTTTTAAAAAGAGAAGAGTGGTATACGTATGCCTTCTTAACACCAGTAGTAGGAATCGTCTTTTTCTTGATCGCTGTAACGTTATGGAACGTTGGAGTAACTAAATATAGAGGTGCTGGTAACTAG